One Streptomyces fagopyri DNA window includes the following coding sequences:
- a CDS encoding DUF5819 family protein: MVFLHVAPSNTVTKQHGKAIDEWIYPEFEQNWKLFAPNPLQQNIDVQVRARVRTTDGGATETGWYDLSALDGAAIDGNPLPSHTQQNELRRAWDFYVGTHDNDNRPVGLRGGLSEDYLRRVVLLRLEREGAGDRGAVVERVQVRSRTTNVRPPEWSDEQVSDKPVVRELPWWPVPEEDLTDARTTEASAR; encoded by the coding sequence ATGGTGTTCCTGCACGTCGCGCCCTCGAACACGGTCACCAAACAGCACGGCAAGGCGATCGACGAGTGGATCTACCCCGAGTTCGAGCAGAACTGGAAGCTCTTCGCCCCCAACCCGCTGCAGCAGAACATCGACGTCCAGGTCCGTGCCCGGGTCCGTACCACGGACGGCGGTGCCACCGAGACCGGCTGGTACGACCTGTCCGCGCTCGACGGCGCTGCCATAGACGGCAACCCGCTCCCGAGCCACACCCAGCAGAACGAACTGCGCCGGGCCTGGGACTTCTACGTCGGCACGCACGACAACGACAACCGCCCGGTGGGCCTGCGCGGCGGCCTCTCCGAAGACTATCTGCGCCGCGTCGTGCTGCTGCGCCTCGAGCGTGAGGGGGCGGGCGACAGGGGTGCCGTCGTCGAACGGGTCCAGGTCCGCTCCCGTACCACCAACGTGCGGCCCCCCGAGTGGAGCGACGAGCAGGTGTCCGACAAGCCAGTCGTGCGCGAGCTGCCCTGGTGGCCGGTGCCCGAGGAGGACCTGACGGACGCGCGGACGACGGAGGCGAGCGCCCGATGA